A DNA window from Mucilaginibacter xinganensis contains the following coding sequences:
- a CDS encoding ATP-dependent helicase, translating to MVPSTPNKYNEKFQQALAQLNPEQLAAVNKMDGPVLVIAGPGTGKTQILAARIGKILTETDANAHEILCLTYTDAGAVAMRKRLFDFIGPDAYRVNIYTFHAFCNEIIQENLDYFGKLNMEALSDLESAMLFRELVDEFSNDHLLKRFTGEIYFEAPRLKNLFSTMKSEGWDEATIEKAVNKYLEDLPNREEFIYKRANAKAGIKIGDPKQKDIDKAHDLMKKLLAGVSEYRNFDKKMKDKGRYDYDDMIIWVLKAFRENEELLRRYQERYQYILVDEFQDTSGSQNELLKYILNYWDTPNVFVVGDDDQSIFKFQGANMKNILDFANDYVNTLQTVVLKHNYRSNQQILDISKALINNNRERLTAQLALDKNLKAAHPRFNELAVTPFINEYENPGKELVDIAAKIKQLLDNGTEPGEIAVIYRNHSQVEELIQYLDTQNIAVNTKRKIDIFTLPFGEKIINILRYLAMELDSPYSGDELLFEIMHYDFFDIPPIEIAKASVAVSKENFTTSKNNEPKTSLRRYISEIKVPVQTGLFDEAKNHRMKFLVSDIDYLLTYSASNTLQQLFQQLIAKMGILKYIMQQPDKGWYMQVLTNFFDFLKDESRKNPEIKLADLVAIIDLMKENKIRLALNQVIFSENGINFLTAHGSKGLEFEHVFLIGCTKKIWDGKGRNYGFSYPDTLTQATDDDIAQKEESRRLFYVALTRAKQHLFISFANKDKNGKDQEASQFVGEILADTDLPVHYPNVSADDMIAFTALQFSEADKPKVELLDRNYINQLLQDYTLSVTHLSNYLDCPLKFYFQCLIRVPSGKSPSATFGQAVHWALNKVFRNLKNDGNEFPLTDDFMKEFRWYMYRNRDSFTKEEFKLRLDYGEKILPPYYNQNITIWNKNAVTERSIKNVEVGGVPIKGNLDKVEFNGKQVTVVDYKTGKLKYAKDKFSRPDDEAPNGGDYWRQAVFYKILIDNEHSLDWEVVSTLFEFVEPVSEGEYHKEKIVIAPADTDTVTEQITTVYQKIMAHDFNTGCGKKECDWCHFVKSNFKQVGNIMQEENAD from the coding sequence ATGGTTCCATCTACCCCCAATAAATACAACGAAAAATTCCAGCAGGCGTTGGCCCAGCTTAACCCTGAACAATTGGCTGCCGTTAATAAAATGGACGGGCCTGTTTTGGTAATTGCCGGGCCGGGTACCGGTAAAACGCAGATCCTGGCTGCCCGCATAGGTAAAATACTTACCGAAACGGACGCCAATGCCCACGAAATTTTGTGCCTTACTTATACCGACGCCGGTGCTGTTGCCATGCGTAAAAGGCTTTTTGATTTTATAGGACCCGACGCCTACAGGGTAAATATTTATACATTTCACGCTTTTTGTAACGAGATCATCCAGGAGAACCTGGACTATTTTGGCAAACTAAATATGGAGGCCCTGTCTGACCTTGAGTCGGCTATGCTTTTCAGGGAACTGGTTGATGAATTTTCAAACGATCATTTATTAAAGCGCTTTACAGGAGAAATCTATTTTGAAGCGCCGCGGTTAAAAAACCTTTTCTCGACCATGAAAAGCGAAGGCTGGGACGAGGCCACTATTGAGAAGGCAGTTAATAAATACCTTGAAGACCTACCCAACCGCGAGGAATTTATTTATAAACGGGCAAATGCAAAAGCCGGCATAAAAATAGGCGATCCCAAACAAAAGGATATTGACAAGGCACACGACCTGATGAAGAAGTTGCTGGCTGGCGTAAGCGAGTACCGCAACTTTGATAAAAAAATGAAAGATAAGGGCCGTTATGATTATGATGACATGATCATTTGGGTACTTAAAGCCTTCCGCGAAAATGAAGAACTGTTGCGCCGCTACCAGGAACGTTACCAGTACATCCTTGTGGATGAGTTCCAGGATACCAGCGGCTCACAAAACGAACTTTTAAAGTATATTTTGAATTATTGGGATACGCCAAACGTATTTGTGGTGGGCGACGATGACCAATCGATCTTTAAGTTCCAGGGGGCAAACATGAAGAACATTCTTGATTTTGCCAATGATTATGTAAACACGCTGCAAACCGTAGTTTTAAAACACAACTACCGCTCTAACCAGCAGATCCTGGATATCTCGAAAGCACTGATCAACAACAACCGTGAACGTTTAACCGCCCAGCTTGCATTAGATAAAAATCTTAAAGCTGCGCACCCCCGGTTTAATGAACTGGCCGTAACGCCTTTTATAAACGAATATGAAAACCCTGGCAAGGAACTGGTTGATATTGCGGCAAAAATCAAACAGTTGCTTGACAATGGCACCGAACCAGGTGAAATTGCCGTTATTTACCGCAACCACAGCCAGGTTGAAGAACTGATACAATACCTGGATACGCAAAATATCGCCGTAAACACCAAACGTAAAATTGATATTTTCACTTTGCCGTTTGGCGAAAAGATCATCAATATTTTGCGCTATCTGGCCATGGAGCTGGACTCGCCCTACAGCGGGGATGAACTGTTGTTTGAAATAATGCATTATGATTTTTTCGACATTCCGCCTATAGAAATTGCAAAGGCCAGCGTGGCCGTTTCAAAAGAAAATTTTACGACTTCAAAAAACAACGAGCCCAAAACTTCACTCAGGCGATACATCAGCGAGATCAAGGTACCAGTACAAACCGGCTTGTTTGATGAAGCCAAAAATCACCGGATGAAATTCCTGGTAAGCGATATCGACTACCTGTTAACCTACTCGGCCAGCAATACGCTGCAACAGCTTTTTCAACAACTGATAGCCAAAATGGGGATTCTTAAATACATTATGCAGCAGCCTGACAAGGGCTGGTATATGCAGGTGCTTACCAATTTCTTTGACTTTTTAAAGGATGAAAGCCGCAAAAATCCCGAAATAAAACTTGCTGACCTGGTAGCCATCATTGACCTTATGAAGGAAAACAAGATCAGGCTGGCGCTAAACCAGGTTATATTTTCGGAAAACGGCATCAATTTTTTAACCGCGCACGGGTCAAAAGGACTTGAATTTGAACATGTTTTTTTAATAGGCTGTACCAAAAAGATCTGGGATGGAAAGGGGCGAAATTACGGATTTAGTTACCCGGATACTTTAACACAGGCCACCGACGACGATATTGCCCAAAAAGAAGAATCACGCCGGTTGTTTTATGTGGCCCTTACCCGTGCAAAACAGCACCTTTTTATTTCCTTTGCCAATAAAGATAAAAACGGCAAGGACCAGGAGGCGTCGCAATTTGTAGGGGAAATCCTGGCAGATACCGATCTGCCGGTACACTACCCGAATGTAAGTGCTGACGATATGATTGCGTTTACAGCACTGCAATTTAGCGAGGCCGACAAGCCAAAGGTTGAATTGCTGGACAGAAATTATATCAACCAGTTATTACAGGATTACACACTTTCAGTAACGCATTTGAGCAATTATCTGGACTGCCCGCTGAAATTTTATTTTCAGTGTTTAATCCGGGTGCCCTCGGGCAAAAGCCCGTCAGCCACTTTTGGGCAGGCGGTGCACTGGGCGCTTAACAAAGTATTCCGGAACCTGAAGAATGATGGGAATGAATTCCCCCTTACTGATGACTTCATGAAGGAGTTTCGCTGGTATATGTACCGCAACCGCGACTCATTCACCAAAGAAGAGTTTAAGCTTCGGCTGGATTACGGCGAAAAGATCCTCCCCCCGTACTACAATCAAAATATAACCATCTGGAACAAAAATGCGGTTACCGAGCGAAGCATTAAAAATGTTGAAGTTGGAGGCGTACCCATAAAAGGTAACCTGGATAAGGTAGAGTTTAACGGCAAACAAGTAACGGTGGTTGACTATAAAACAGGTAAATTAAAATATGCCAAGGATAAATTCTCGCGTCCGGACGACGAGGCACCCAATGGTGGCGATTATTGGCGCCAGGCTGTTTTTTATAAAATACTGATAGACAACGAGCATTCGCTTGACTGGGAAGTGGTTAGCACCTTATTTGAATTTGTTGAACCCGTTAGTGAAGGGGAATACCATAAGGAGAAAATTGTAATTGCTCCGGCAGATACTGATACGGTGACGGAACAAATCACCACGGTTTATCAAAAAATAATGGCCCATGATTTTAATACCGGCTGCGGTAAAAAAGAATGTGACTGGTGCCATTTTGTGAAAAGCAACTTTAAACAGGTCGGGAACATTATGCAGGAAGAAAACGCAGATTAA
- a CDS encoding M28 family metallopeptidase has protein sequence MKKLLLIIPVFFIFQASAQTIIKQDAAIKQMVDEVSAKNIEANIRKLVSFKSRHTLSDTTSKTEGSGAARNWIKAEMEKYAAESQGRMTVQFDTFTQPKGERVDKPVHLKNILATLKGTDPNDTRVYIVSGHYDSRINDVMNANSVEPGANDDASGSAVSMELARVMSRWSFPSTIIFMCVVGEEQGLYGSTNVAKRAKAEKWNVDAMLNNDIVGNTHGMENDLKDNRSVRVFSEGVPSTAAGDERAIRSLIALGGENDSPSRELARYVKETAERYVDQLDVKLIYRRDRFLRGGDHVPFLQQGFTAVRFTEMNEDFHRQHQDIRTEKGVDYGDLPDFVDFNYVQKVARMNLSVLANLAFAAAEPQNVGVVTSDLTNETTLKWEAPKASKKPTGYYVLMRETTSPFWEKKFYVEGTGLTLNYSKDNYFFAVQSVDEKGHESLPVYPKPIR, from the coding sequence ATGAAAAAACTATTACTTATTATTCCTGTATTTTTCATTTTTCAGGCATCGGCACAAACTATTATCAAGCAGGATGCGGCAATAAAACAAATGGTTGATGAGGTGTCAGCCAAAAATATTGAAGCGAATATTCGCAAACTGGTAAGTTTTAAAAGCCGCCATACGCTGAGCGATACTACCAGCAAAACCGAAGGCAGTGGTGCAGCGCGCAATTGGATAAAGGCGGAAATGGAAAAATATGCCGCCGAATCGCAAGGGAGGATGACCGTACAGTTTGATACTTTTACTCAGCCTAAGGGTGAGCGGGTTGACAAACCTGTCCACCTTAAAAATATACTAGCAACATTAAAAGGCACTGACCCAAATGATACCCGGGTTTATATTGTTTCCGGCCATTACGATTCGAGGATAAACGACGTGATGAATGCCAACTCGGTTGAGCCAGGCGCGAATGACGATGCATCAGGATCAGCAGTATCTATGGAACTGGCAAGGGTGATGAGCAGGTGGTCGTTCCCGTCAACCATTATATTTATGTGTGTGGTGGGTGAAGAGCAGGGTTTATATGGGTCAACCAATGTTGCCAAACGCGCAAAAGCCGAAAAATGGAATGTTGACGCCATGCTGAATAACGATATTGTTGGCAATACCCATGGTATGGAAAATGATTTAAAAGATAACCGCAGCGTACGGGTGTTTAGTGAAGGTGTACCGTCAACCGCAGCCGGTGATGAACGGGCAATAAGAAGTTTAATAGCTTTGGGGGGTGAGAATGACAGCCCATCGCGCGAGCTGGCCCGGTATGTAAAGGAAACAGCAGAGCGTTACGTTGACCAGCTTGATGTGAAACTGATTTATCGCCGTGACCGCTTTTTGCGCGGCGGCGACCATGTTCCTTTTTTACAGCAGGGTTTTACCGCGGTAAGGTTTACGGAAATGAATGAAGACTTTCACCGCCAGCACCAGGATATCCGCACCGAAAAAGGTGTTGATTACGGTGATCTGCCCGACTTTGTGGATTTTAACTATGTGCAAAAAGTGGCCCGCATGAATTTATCCGTGCTGGCTAACCTGGCCTTTGCCGCTGCAGAGCCGCAAAATGTTGGCGTAGTCACCAGCGACCTGACCAACGAAACGACGTTAAAATGGGAAGCGCCGAAAGCAAGCAAAAAACCCACAGGCTATTACGTGCTGATGCGTGAAACCACCAGCCCTTTCTGGGAAAAGAAATTTTATGTGGAAGGTACAGGCTTAACACTCAACTACTCAAAAGACAATTACTTTTTCGCCGTGCAATCTGTTGATGAAAAAGGGCATGAGAGTTTGCCGGTGTATCCGAAGCCAATTAGATAG
- a CDS encoding ABC transporter permease, producing the protein MKGFILSFRSEFYKTRKTMGFWSAVLLPLLLCLLLFVGFFVKADHMVNTPPMILWFQFAGAILGIMGLLLLPMLIIFIAYSVNNVEHKADTWKTLFSLPIPKLSVYAAKYFYAFFLIFFCLSLFVLFTLGFGNLLSLLKPQLKFNEYNIADILTQIYFKFFLASLGILSIQFLLSLLFSDFLKPMGIGFVCTITGSILATNNWEYAYLFPYSHPMMAMRALSQGQGKGGNHPSPINPHLTIDLFTKDTGVSLIIAVVVFIAGYFIVLKKSVK; encoded by the coding sequence ATGAAAGGATTTATACTCTCGTTCAGGTCTGAATTTTATAAAACGCGTAAAACAATGGGCTTTTGGAGCGCTGTTTTACTGCCGCTGCTGCTTTGTCTGCTGCTTTTCGTAGGCTTTTTTGTAAAAGCCGATCATATGGTAAATACGCCTCCCATGATCTTGTGGTTTCAGTTTGCCGGCGCCATATTAGGTATCATGGGCTTATTGCTATTACCCATGCTTATTATTTTTATTGCCTACTCTGTAAATAATGTTGAGCATAAGGCAGATACCTGGAAAACATTATTCAGCCTTCCTATTCCCAAACTGTCGGTTTATGCGGCCAAATACTTTTATGCTTTTTTCCTTATATTCTTTTGTTTGTCTTTATTTGTGCTGTTCACCCTTGGTTTTGGTAACTTATTGAGCTTGCTAAAGCCCCAGCTGAAATTTAATGAATACAATATCGCGGATATCCTGACACAGATTTACTTTAAGTTTTTCCTGGCTTCATTAGGCATTCTTTCCATACAGTTTTTATTGAGCCTTTTATTCAGCGATTTTTTAAAGCCGATGGGGATTGGCTTTGTGTGCACCATAACAGGCAGCATCTTAGCAACAAATAACTGGGAGTATGCTTACTTATTTCCCTACTCACACCCCATGATGGCCATGCGCGCTTTATCGCAGGGGCAAGGCAAAGGCGGCAACCATCCGTCGCCAATAAACCCACACCTCACGATAGACCTGTTCACGAAAGATACCGGTGTAAGTCTTATTATAGCAGTGGTGGTTTTTATTGCCGGATATTTTATTGTGCTAAAAAAGAGTGTGAAATAA
- a CDS encoding ABC transporter ATP-binding protein — MVINTNNLTFTFGDQTVVKSLSLQVPEGSIYGFLGPNGAGKTTTIKLLLNLLKTQEGSIHVFDLELESNRIKILSQIGSLIEQPAIYLHLSGKENLLNRALLLQIPEKRVDEMLALVHLQDAAHKKAGQYSLGMKQRLGIALALLSDPKLLILDEPTNGLDPNGIIEIRELLMKLTGEYKKTVFISSHLLAEIQRMATHVGIINHGELMFQGSIHELEALSKPSVQIETDRTVDAANFLKKNNIDVAEVNDHYLYVPYTSKENMGGINTLLNQNGYTVYSINKQQQDLEKLFLAITQNA; from the coding sequence ATGGTAATTAATACCAATAACCTAACCTTTACGTTTGGCGATCAAACGGTTGTCAAATCATTATCCTTACAAGTTCCTGAAGGAAGCATTTATGGTTTCCTTGGCCCAAACGGCGCCGGAAAAACCACGACAATAAAATTGTTGCTCAACCTGCTTAAAACGCAGGAAGGCAGCATTCATGTTTTTGATCTCGAACTGGAGAGTAACCGCATAAAAATTCTTTCCCAGATCGGTTCCCTAATAGAGCAACCTGCAATTTACCTTCATTTAAGCGGCAAAGAAAACCTGCTCAACAGGGCATTGTTATTACAGATCCCTGAAAAGCGGGTTGATGAAATGCTGGCATTGGTACATCTGCAGGATGCCGCCCATAAAAAAGCCGGCCAGTACTCATTGGGTATGAAACAGCGCCTGGGCATTGCGCTGGCCTTACTTTCTGATCCTAAATTGCTGATACTCGACGAACCCACCAACGGGCTCGACCCCAACGGGATCATCGAGATTCGTGAGCTTTTAATGAAACTTACCGGCGAGTATAAAAAAACCGTATTTATATCAAGCCATTTATTAGCCGAAATTCAACGCATGGCTACCCATGTTGGCATAATTAACCACGGCGAACTGATGTTCCAGGGTAGTATTCATGAGTTGGAAGCGCTTAGTAAGCCTTCGGTTCAAATAGAAACTGACCGCACGGTTGATGCCGCTAACTTTTTAAAGAAAAACAACATCGACGTGGCAGAGGTTAACGATCACTACTTGTATGTTCCATATACATCGAAAGAAAATATGGGTGGGATCAATACGCTGCTCAACCAAAACGGCTACACCGTTTATAGCATCAACAAGCAACAACAGGACCTGGAGAAATTATTTTTAGCCATTACCCAAAACGCTTAA
- the dxs gene encoding 1-deoxy-D-xylulose-5-phosphate synthase, producing MQVPAGNLLQKINTPADLKQLKEDELKQVCQELRQYIIDVVSVNGGHFAASLGVVELTVALQYVLNTPYDQLVWDVGHQAYGHKILTGRRDSFHTNRVHGGISGFPKRSESIFDTFGVGHSSTSISAALGMAVASQYKGETDRQHVAVIGDGSMTAGMAFEALNHAGIENSNLLVILNDNNMSIDPNVGALKEYLTDITTSKPYNRFRDDIASVLAKISAIGPDAFKIAQKLEKSIKGTLLKKSNFFEALKFRYFGPIDGHDVEHLVKVLRDLRDIPGPKLLHCVTVKGKGYALAEKDQTKWHAPGLFDKITGEIKKSKSDKPQPPKYQDVFGHTIIELAEQNPKIMGITPAMPSGCSLNLMMKAMPNRAFDVGIAEQHAVTFSAGLASQGLIPFCNIYSSFMQRAYDQVIHDVAIQNLNVVFCLDRAGLAGADGPTHHGAYDIAFMRCIPNMTVSAPMNEEELRNLMFTAQHDDMGPFVIRYPRGNGVMVDWQRPLKAIKVGKGRKICDGEEIAILSIGTIGNEAVKATAELNDEGYYPAHYDLRFVKPLDQALLHEVFQKFNKVITVEDGCLEGGMGSAVLEFMADNKYNCEVVRLGIPDQIIEHGEQPELWAECGYDAQSITMQVKNMGMKQNKHIIAS from the coding sequence ATGCAGGTACCAGCAGGCAATTTACTTCAAAAAATAAATACCCCAGCAGATTTAAAACAGCTTAAAGAGGACGAACTGAAGCAGGTTTGCCAGGAGTTGCGCCAATATATTATTGACGTTGTTTCGGTAAATGGCGGCCACTTTGCAGCCAGCTTAGGGGTGGTTGAGTTAACCGTTGCACTCCAATATGTGTTAAACACACCGTACGACCAGTTGGTGTGGGATGTTGGCCACCAGGCTTATGGCCATAAAATATTAACCGGCCGCAGAGATAGCTTCCATACCAACAGGGTACATGGAGGCATAAGCGGTTTCCCAAAACGTTCAGAAAGTATTTTTGACACCTTTGGCGTTGGCCATTCGTCAACATCAATATCTGCCGCCCTGGGCATGGCAGTAGCGTCGCAATATAAAGGCGAGACGGACCGGCAACACGTGGCCGTAATAGGCGATGGTTCAATGACAGCGGGGATGGCATTTGAAGCATTGAACCACGCGGGGATAGAAAACTCCAACCTGCTGGTAATATTGAATGATAACAACATGTCCATAGACCCGAACGTTGGGGCTTTGAAGGAATATTTAACTGATATTACTACATCAAAACCTTATAATCGTTTCAGGGATGATATAGCAAGTGTGCTTGCAAAGATCTCAGCCATTGGACCCGATGCTTTTAAAATAGCCCAGAAACTTGAAAAGAGCATCAAAGGCACGCTCCTTAAAAAGAGCAACTTTTTTGAAGCACTTAAATTCAGGTATTTTGGCCCTATTGACGGGCATGATGTAGAACACCTGGTTAAAGTGTTACGTGACCTGCGGGATATTCCCGGCCCCAAACTTTTACATTGCGTTACCGTGAAAGGCAAGGGATATGCTTTGGCAGAAAAAGACCAAACCAAATGGCACGCTCCCGGCTTGTTTGATAAAATCACAGGCGAAATAAAAAAATCAAAATCAGATAAACCACAGCCGCCAAAATACCAGGATGTGTTTGGGCACACCATTATTGAGCTTGCCGAGCAAAACCCTAAGATAATGGGTATAACACCTGCTATGCCTTCTGGTTGTTCGTTAAACCTCATGATGAAAGCTATGCCTAACCGCGCCTTTGACGTGGGCATTGCTGAACAGCATGCGGTAACATTTTCGGCAGGCCTGGCTTCGCAGGGGTTGATCCCTTTTTGCAACATCTACTCCAGCTTTATGCAAAGGGCTTATGACCAGGTGATACATGATGTAGCTATACAAAACCTTAACGTAGTATTTTGCCTTGACAGGGCAGGTTTAGCCGGTGCAGACGGCCCAACACATCATGGTGCTTATGATATTGCTTTTATGCGCTGCATACCAAACATGACGGTGTCGGCACCGATGAACGAAGAAGAGTTACGTAACCTGATGTTTACTGCCCAGCATGATGACATGGGGCCGTTTGTGATACGATACCCACGCGGTAACGGTGTTATGGTTGACTGGCAACGCCCGTTAAAAGCTATTAAAGTTGGTAAAGGGCGTAAAATATGTGATGGTGAAGAAATTGCCATCCTGTCTATAGGTACCATTGGTAATGAAGCTGTAAAAGCAACTGCCGAATTAAATGATGAAGGCTATTACCCGGCACACTACGATCTGCGCTTTGTAAAACCTTTGGATCAGGCTTTATTACATGAAGTGTTCCAAAAATTCAATAAAGTCATTACTGTTGAAGATGGATGCCTTGAAGGCGGGATGGGCAGCGCTGTGCTTGAATTTATGGCTGATAATAAATATAACTGTGAAGTAGTGCGTTTAGGCATCCCGGACCAGATCATAGAACATGGCGAACAACCGGAACTGTGGGCTGAATGTGGTTACGACGCGCAAAGCATAACCATGCAGGTGAAAAACATGGGTATGAAGCAGAACAAACATATTATAGCTTCATAA
- the gmd gene encoding GDP-mannose 4,6-dehydratase — MKVALITGVTGQDGAYLAEFLLKKGYEVHGVKRRASLFNTDRIDHLYHDPHEPNVKFTLHYGDLTDSTNLIRLIQETQPDEIYNLAAQSHVKVSFDTPEYTANADGIGTLRILEAVRLLGLEKKTRIYQASTSELYGLVQAVPQSETTPFYPRSPYAVAKLYGYWIIVNYREAYKMFACNGILFNHESPVRGETFVTRKITRAASKIAMGLQDCLYVGNLSAQRDWGHAKDYIEAMWLMLQQDVPEDFVIATGVTTTVREFIKMAFNELGIEIEFSGKDENERGVIIDYDQQKVQELGLNADALKFGQTVVKVDSKYFRPTEVDLLIGDASKAREKLGWIPKYDLQALVSDMVQSDLHLVKKDDYLKKGGFKTLNYFE, encoded by the coding sequence ATGAAAGTTGCTTTAATTACCGGCGTTACCGGGCAGGATGGTGCTTATTTAGCAGAGTTTTTGCTGAAAAAAGGCTACGAGGTACATGGCGTTAAAAGAAGGGCGTCATTATTTAACACAGACCGGATTGATCACTTATACCACGATCCACATGAGCCTAATGTGAAATTTACCCTTCATTATGGCGACCTTACCGATTCAACTAACCTGATCAGGCTGATACAGGAAACACAGCCCGACGAGATTTACAACCTGGCCGCGCAAAGCCATGTTAAGGTAAGTTTCGATACCCCGGAATACACCGCCAATGCCGATGGTATCGGCACTTTAAGGATTTTGGAAGCCGTAAGGTTATTAGGGCTCGAAAAAAAGACCCGTATTTACCAGGCTTCAACTTCTGAACTGTATGGCCTGGTACAAGCTGTGCCGCAAAGTGAAACTACACCCTTTTACCCGCGGTCGCCTTATGCCGTTGCAAAATTATATGGCTACTGGATAATTGTAAACTATCGTGAGGCTTATAAAATGTTTGCTTGTAACGGCATCCTTTTCAACCACGAAAGTCCTGTACGCGGCGAAACATTTGTTACCCGAAAAATTACCCGTGCAGCATCTAAAATAGCTATGGGTCTGCAGGATTGCCTGTATGTAGGCAACCTTTCTGCCCAGCGTGACTGGGGCCATGCCAAAGACTACATTGAAGCCATGTGGCTGATGTTACAGCAGGATGTGCCCGAAGATTTTGTTATTGCTACCGGTGTTACCACAACAGTTAGGGAGTTTATAAAAATGGCTTTCAACGAGCTGGGAATAGAAATTGAATTTAGCGGGAAGGACGAAAACGAGCGTGGCGTGATCATTGATTATGATCAGCAAAAAGTACAGGAACTAGGCCTTAATGCCGATGCTTTAAAATTTGGTCAAACGGTAGTTAAGGTCGATTCAAAATATTTCAGGCCTACAGAAGTGGATCTTTTGATTGGCGATGCAAGTAAAGCAAGGGAAAAATTAGGATGGATTCCTAAATATGATCTGCAGGCGCTGGTGAGTGATATGGTGCAATCTGACTTGCACCTTGTAAAAAAAGATGATTATTTAAAAAAAGGTGGATTTAAAACTCTCAATTATTTCGAGTAA
- a CDS encoding gliding motility protein RemB, with product MIKKIFAAVLLLSSVVVVRAQSVYLPYSYQFYQKLDADVYSTKTRQHSALRPFFADDSLLKRHFDSLMNYGSDGKQHSLLYKKLFNEHLIDFKGQNSTFYADLLPDFSIGRDFSGKLTTNTTSLGLQIGGTVGNKFYYNISGYQNSAVVPEYLSTYINQTGIVPGQAYAKTYRNNGYDWEYITATASYTPIKFLNISAGRDKTFIGDGYRSLLLSDAASPYPFFKLTATLGNVRYMAMWAGFNDPVDLDAVGKDRKKGGVFHYLDWNVSNRFSIGFFDAVIWYSKDEAGNSRPFDVTYINPIIFLRPVEALNGSPDNALIGLTSKYKITDGITAYGQFALDEFESSSFFSNGGSYRNKYSWQLGFRGADLFNVKGLNWLLENNNSKPYTYSETSPIISYTENGEMLAHPWGANFREVVGLLNYSFKRFDFSGEFDYGHYGLDVNGLNYGKDAFQNYNNKAKANGNYIGQGLTTNMVYVEAKAGYLLNPKYNLRIELGGILRNEKNSQFTDKTSMVTLGLRSSFRSLYNDLASYKSR from the coding sequence ATGATAAAAAAAATATTTGCAGCTGTGTTATTGCTGTCATCTGTAGTTGTAGTTCGGGCACAGTCGGTTTACCTTCCTTATTCATACCAGTTTTACCAAAAGCTTGATGCTGATGTTTACTCAACAAAAACACGGCAGCACAGTGCACTCCGGCCTTTTTTTGCTGATGATTCTTTATTAAAGCGGCACTTTGATTCATTAATGAATTATGGATCAGATGGTAAACAGCATAGTCTGCTTTACAAAAAGCTTTTTAATGAACATTTAATAGATTTTAAGGGGCAGAACTCAACCTTTTACGCCGATCTTTTGCCTGATTTTAGTATTGGCAGGGATTTTTCAGGCAAGTTAACTACAAATACTACGTCGCTCGGTTTACAGATTGGAGGTACGGTTGGCAATAAATTTTATTACAACATATCCGGGTATCAAAACAGTGCGGTAGTGCCCGAATATCTCTCAACTTATATCAACCAAACAGGTATTGTGCCGGGCCAGGCTTATGCTAAAACCTATCGCAACAACGGCTATGACTGGGAGTATATTACTGCAACAGCATCCTACACACCCATAAAATTCTTAAATATTTCTGCCGGGCGCGATAAAACATTTATAGGCGACGGCTACCGGTCATTATTATTGTCAGACGCTGCTTCACCATACCCGTTTTTTAAATTAACAGCAACATTGGGTAATGTACGGTATATGGCTATGTGGGCGGGCTTTAACGATCCGGTTGACCTGGATGCGGTTGGAAAGGACCGGAAAAAGGGAGGGGTTTTTCATTATTTGGATTGGAACGTAAGCAACCGGTTTTCTATCGGATTTTTTGATGCTGTAATTTGGTACAGCAAAGATGAAGCAGGCAACTCACGTCCATTTGACGTTACTTACATAAACCCCATAATATTTTTAAGGCCCGTAGAAGCATTAAACGGATCACCGGATAATGCATTAATTGGCCTTACCAGTAAGTACAAGATAACGGATGGTATAACTGCCTATGGGCAATTTGCATTGGACGAGTTTGAATCGTCGAGCTTTTTTTCAAACGGCGGCAGTTACCGAAATAAATACAGCTGGCAACTTGGATTCAGAGGGGCTGATCTTTTTAACGTAAAAGGACTTAACTGGCTGCTTGAGAACAATAATTCAAAACCGTACACTTATTCAGAAACCAGCCCGATCATAAGCTACACGGAAAACGGGGAAATGCTGGCGCATCCGTGGGGAGCTAATTTCAGGGAAGTGGTTGGCTTGTTGAATTACTCGTTTAAAAGATTCGATTTTTCCGGCGAGTTTGATTATGGGCACTATGGGCTGGATGTTAACGGATTAAATTATGGGAAAGATGCTTTTCAAAACTATAACAACAAGGCTAAAGCTAACGGTAACTACATAGGGCAGGGGCTTACTACCAATATGGTTTACGTTGAGGCAAAAGCGGGCTACCTGCTTAATCCTAAATATAATTTACGTATTGAACTTGGCGGCATTTTACGGAATGAAAAAAATAGCCAGTTTACAGATAAAACCTCAATGGTAACGTTAGGCCTCCGCAGCTCGTTCCGCAGTTTGTATAACGATCTGGCAAGTTATAAATCACGCTAA